A stretch of the Ptychodera flava strain L36383 chromosome 18, AS_Pfla_20210202, whole genome shotgun sequence genome encodes the following:
- the LOC139117441 gene encoding complement C1q tumor necrosis factor-related protein 3-like, producing the protein MTMSINILLLLLCVGYTYSQDRSECNACCQGTPGIPGSPGHNGLNGSPGVKGEQGEAGEPGLMGPQGFGAPGKAGPPGAPGQKGEPAIPANQQSAFSVTRTTSLQAEENIAIPFDTVLTNVGNNYDKDTSKFTCTIAGTYVFMFSLRKGIDDGPTYANLMLNDNIVVSVWDDDISHDMVGNSAILQLQAGDEVWLRLWAGYSIHSNENVYCSFSGFLLYAQ; encoded by the exons ATGACTATGAGCATAAATatcttgttattgttgttgtgtgTTGGCTACACATATTCACAAGATCGAAGTGAATGTAATGCTTGCTGCCAAGGTACACCAGGAATTCCAG GTTCTCCAGGACATAATGGATTGAATGGAAGTCCAGGAGTGAAGGGTGAACAAGGAGAGGCGGGAGAGCCAGGATTGATGGGTCCACAAGGATTTGGCGCACCAGGAAAAGCTGGTCCACCTGGAGCACCTGGCCAGAAAGGTGAACCAGCCATCCCAGCCAATCAACAGTCAGCATTCAGCGTTACCAGGACAACATCATTACAAGCTGAAGAAAACATTGCCATCCCATTTGACACAGTTTTGACAAATGTTGGCAACAACTACGACAAGGACACCTCCAAGTTTACTTGCACCATAGCTGGAACTTATGTCTTCATGTTTTCTTTGAGAAAGGGTATTGATGATGGTCCAACTTATGCTAATCTGATGTTGAATGATAACATAGTGGTGTCAGTTTGGGACGATGATATATCCCATGATATGGTTGGTAATAGTGCTATATTGCAGTTACAGGCAGGGGATGAAGTCTGGCTCAGATTATGGGCTGGATACTCCatacatagcaatgaaaatgtcTACTGCTCCTTTTCAGGTTTCTTACTCTATGCCCAGTAA
- the LOC139117717 gene encoding C1q-related factor-like, translated as MNLHRLSLPISGHDASLTTTRGPGEPGLLGHHGTPRSGWPGREHQGPPAPPAGPPAPPAGPPASPAIQANQKSAFSVVRTTSLQAADNMTIPFDKVLTNVGGNYDKVTSKFTCTIAGTYVFMFSLRKNVDGDPTSANLMLNGEIVVSVMDDDVVHNTGMVGNSAVVQLKIGDEVWLRLLARHSIFSDESGYCSLSGFLISITH; from the coding sequence ATGAATTTACACAGGCTATCTCTACCAATTTCAGGGCATGATGCAAGTCTAACGACAACCAGGGGCCCTGGTGAACCAGGATTGTTGGGACACCATGGAACCCCACGATCTGGTTGGCCAGGAAGAGAACATCAAGGTCCACCAGCACCACCTGCAGGTCCTCCCGCACCACCTGCAGGTCCTCCCGCATCACCTGCTATCCAAGCCAATCAAAAGTCAGCTTTCAGCGTCGTCAGGACAACATCATTACAGGCTGCAGACAACATGACCATTCCATTTGACAAAGTGTTGACAAATGTGGGCGGCAACTATGACAAGGTCACTTCCAAGTTTACTTGCACCATTGCTGGAACTTACGTGTTTATGTTTTCTCTGAGAAAGAATGTTGATGGTGACCCGACTTCTGCTAATCTGATGTTGAATGGTGAAATTGTGGTGTCAGTTATGGATGATGATGTAGTACACAATACAGGTATGGTTGGTAACAGTGCTGTAGTGCAGTTAAAGATAGGAGATGAAGTATGGCTCAGACTATTGGCTCGACACTCCATATTTAGTGATGAAAGCGGGTACTGCTCACTGTCAGGTTTCCTGATCAGCATCACCCATTAA